A genome region from bacterium includes the following:
- a CDS encoding biopolymer transporter Tol has protein sequence MTPYAISLFFNTRIFRIVLLLLSMVFVLAKVSTAQVTPFNHSGLKWRTMEGQFHVLHYHVGSERTAREILNIADAVHPQLVELYHYTPDTKVHWVVYDTDDYANGATYYLNNKIIIWAPALDFEFRGSHHWLRNVVTHEYAHMIQLGAARKWSREIPGIYTQVIDYEKESRPDVLYGFPNRIISYPVINTVVPHWFAEGTAQSMRKGMNFDYRDSHREMLLRTRSLTGNLLTLDEMGVFEKNSLGGELVYNQGFSLVQYISDRYGEASFRKLSEAMAKPMTWTLDGACRNALGVSARELYNDWSRTLKETYSQRTTTIRANEVNGRLLEEDGFGNLYPRWSNDGKNIYFVSNKEKDFFGGSKVVKYDVESGKKDKLFVTSAPFAIHPNDSAIVYSHQPLTKDQRRLNDLYWYNIQKKKSYRLTYEARVQQPDISSDGNSIVAITQSDGTSNLILIELPDLVMKDIPRKSPLPSRTLTNYTNGEQVSQPRFSPDGKSILFSLVTDENRDLIMLDVASGKTELLRESRWDDRNAAWSRDGKWIYFTSDSTGIWNVYRMSSDRTTIEPVTNVVGGALFGEPSPDGTELAFSRYE, from the coding sequence ATGACACCGTACGCCATATCATTGTTTTTCAATACAAGAATATTCCGTATCGTCTTGTTGCTCTTGTCAATGGTCTTTGTATTGGCAAAGGTGTCAACTGCTCAGGTTACTCCCTTCAATCACTCCGGATTAAAATGGCGGACGATGGAAGGGCAGTTTCATGTCCTTCACTATCACGTCGGTTCCGAACGTACTGCCCGCGAGATATTGAACATTGCCGATGCTGTCCATCCGCAATTAGTCGAGTTGTATCACTATACCCCCGATACGAAAGTACACTGGGTGGTATACGATACCGACGATTATGCGAATGGAGCGACGTACTACCTTAATAATAAAATCATCATCTGGGCACCAGCGCTCGATTTTGAGTTCCGTGGTTCGCACCATTGGCTCCGAAATGTTGTCACTCACGAATATGCCCACATGATTCAGCTTGGCGCGGCTCGCAAATGGTCGCGCGAAATTCCCGGTATCTATACCCAAGTGATCGATTACGAGAAAGAATCGCGCCCCGATGTATTGTATGGGTTTCCGAATCGCATCATTAGCTATCCGGTGATTAATACGGTTGTACCCCATTGGTTCGCCGAAGGGACTGCCCAATCGATGCGAAAAGGGATGAATTTCGACTATCGCGATAGTCATCGGGAAATGCTCTTGCGTACTCGTTCCTTAACCGGAAACCTATTGACCCTCGATGAAATGGGCGTCTTCGAGAAAAATAGTCTCGGCGGAGAACTGGTTTACAACCAAGGGTTCTCGCTCGTACAATACATCTCTGACCGTTATGGTGAAGCGTCATTTCGAAAATTATCCGAAGCGATGGCAAAGCCGATGACTTGGACATTAGATGGCGCTTGTCGAAACGCCTTGGGAGTCTCCGCACGAGAATTGTATAACGATTGGTCGCGGACTCTAAAGGAAACTTATTCACAGCGTACTACCACGATTCGCGCTAATGAAGTCAATGGACGGTTATTAGAGGAAGATGGATTTGGAAATCTCTACCCACGTTGGTCAAACGATGGTAAAAATATCTATTTCGTATCCAACAAAGAGAAGGATTTCTTCGGCGGCTCAAAAGTCGTAAAATACGATGTCGAGAGTGGTAAGAAAGATAAATTGTTTGTTACATCAGCGCCATTCGCGATTCATCCCAACGACAGTGCAATCGTCTACTCTCACCAACCGCTAACCAAAGACCAGCGTCGTTTAAACGATTTATACTGGTACAACATACAGAAAAAGAAGTCGTATCGGTTAACCTATGAAGCGCGGGTACAGCAACCCGACATTTCTTCTGATGGAAATTCGATAGTAGCGATTACTCAGAGTGATGGTACCTCAAATCTCATTCTGATTGAGCTGCCCGATTTGGTGATGAAGGATATTCCCCGTAAATCGCCGTTGCCGAGTCGCACTCTAACGAACTATACTAACGGTGAGCAGGTTTCTCAACCACGATTTTCGCCCGATGGTAAATCAATTCTCTTCTCGCTCGTTACCGATGAAAACCGTGATTTGATAATGTTGGATGTTGCTTCCGGTAAAACGGAGTTACTGCGGGAAAGTCGGTGGGACGACCGCAATGCGGCATGGTCGCGCGATGGAAAATGGATTTATTTCACCAGCGATTCAACAGGCATCTGGAATGTCTATCGAATGTCTTCCGACCGCACCACAATCGAACCGGTAACCAATGTCGTTGGAGGAGCGCTCTTCGGGGAACCGTCGCCTGATGGTACAGAACTCGCCTTCTCACGCTATGAG